One Cellulosimicrobium protaetiae genomic region harbors:
- a CDS encoding LacI family DNA-binding transcriptional regulator — translation MNSLRSAPTLDEVAQTAGVSRSTASRAINGGLRVSPEAQAAVDAAVAQLGYTPNRAARSLVTRRTDSIALVVPEPDERILTDPFLAGTMRGVSAALGGTDLQLVLLFARPDEQPGRIVRYLSSGHVDGAIVASHHRDDELEEALLAARLPAVFVGRPFRPTPDLLYVDVDNVEGGRLAARRLVEAGRKRIATIAGPQDMTAGVDRLTGWREVLQGAGLPDDAVEIGDFAVAGGAVAMERILATHPDVDGLFVASDLMAEGALRVLAAHGREVPRDVSVVGFDNLATAASTVPPLTTVQNPMVEMVRGATDLLLDLVGGRGDEIASHVLAPELVERDSV, via the coding sequence ATGAACAGCCTGCGCTCCGCGCCGACCCTGGACGAGGTGGCCCAGACGGCGGGTGTCTCGCGCTCGACCGCGTCGCGCGCGATCAACGGCGGCCTGCGCGTGTCGCCCGAGGCCCAGGCGGCCGTCGACGCCGCCGTCGCCCAGCTCGGCTACACGCCCAACCGCGCCGCCCGCTCCCTCGTGACCCGCCGCACCGACTCGATCGCCCTCGTAGTCCCCGAGCCGGACGAGCGCATCCTCACCGACCCGTTCCTCGCGGGCACGATGCGCGGCGTCAGCGCTGCGCTCGGCGGCACGGACCTCCAGCTCGTGCTGCTGTTCGCACGGCCCGACGAGCAGCCGGGGCGCATCGTGCGGTACCTGAGCAGCGGGCACGTGGACGGCGCGATCGTCGCGTCGCACCACCGCGACGACGAGCTCGAGGAGGCGCTGCTCGCCGCCCGGCTGCCCGCGGTGTTCGTCGGGCGACCGTTCCGCCCGACGCCCGACCTGCTCTACGTCGACGTCGACAACGTCGAGGGCGGCCGCCTGGCCGCGCGCCGGCTCGTCGAGGCGGGGCGGAAGCGCATCGCGACGATCGCCGGCCCGCAGGACATGACGGCCGGCGTCGACCGGCTCACGGGCTGGCGCGAGGTGCTCCAGGGTGCCGGTCTGCCCGACGACGCGGTCGAGATCGGCGACTTCGCCGTCGCGGGCGGCGCCGTGGCGATGGAACGCATCCTCGCGACGCACCCCGACGTCGACGGACTGTTCGTCGCCTCCGACCTCATGGCGGAGGGCGCGCTGCGCGTCCTCGCGGCGCACGGTCGCGAGGTGCCGCGCGACGTGTCCGTCGTCGGCTTCGACAATCTCGCGACCGCCGCGTCAACGGTCCCGCCGCTCACCACGGTCCAGAACCCCATGGTCGAGATGGTCCGTGGCGCGACGGACCTCCTGCTCGACCTCGTCGGTGGACGCGGGGACGAGATCGCGTCGCACGTGCTCGCGCCGGAGCTCGTCGAGCGCGACTCGGTCTGA
- a CDS encoding carbohydrate ABC transporter permease: MAVLSPTQPTPGLSGPSPRTPRRVGFSQRLSRWDVKVSPYLYISPFFILFAITGLFPLVYTAVVSVYDWNLLGGQGDFVGLQNYTDVLAQPTFWKSLRNTFSIFLLSSVPQVIAAIAIAALLDQNLRAATFWRMGVLLPYVVAPVAVSMIFGRLFADQYGLINELLGFVGIEPIRWHADALASHVAIASMVNFRWTGYNALIFLAAMQAVPRELYEAAIIDGAGRVRQFFSVTVPQIRATIIFVVITSTIGGLQIFDEPRMYDAQGLGGADRQWMTTVLYLYDVAWGNQKNFGRAAAVAWLLFLLILVIGMINFLVTRRIATSNAQPRPPRWVRRRRETQKRLRAEGAMSAQRSAAGDQASAPTAARTTDRRKR; the protein is encoded by the coding sequence ATGGCCGTCCTCTCGCCCACCCAGCCCACGCCCGGGCTCAGCGGGCCGTCGCCGCGCACGCCGCGCCGCGTCGGCTTCTCCCAGCGCCTGAGCCGCTGGGACGTCAAGGTCTCGCCCTACCTCTACATCTCGCCGTTCTTCATCCTGTTCGCGATCACGGGGCTCTTCCCGCTCGTGTACACCGCCGTGGTGTCGGTCTACGACTGGAACCTGCTCGGTGGGCAGGGCGACTTCGTCGGCCTGCAGAACTACACGGACGTCCTCGCGCAGCCCACGTTCTGGAAGTCGCTGCGCAACACGTTCTCGATCTTCCTGCTCTCCTCCGTGCCGCAGGTCATCGCCGCCATCGCGATCGCCGCGCTGCTCGACCAGAACCTGCGTGCCGCCACGTTCTGGCGCATGGGGGTCCTGCTCCCCTACGTCGTCGCCCCCGTCGCGGTGTCGATGATCTTCGGCCGCCTCTTCGCCGACCAGTACGGCCTCATCAACGAGCTCCTCGGCTTCGTCGGCATCGAGCCGATCCGCTGGCACGCGGACGCGCTCGCGAGCCACGTCGCCATCGCGTCGATGGTGAACTTCCGCTGGACGGGCTACAACGCGCTGATCTTCCTCGCCGCGATGCAGGCCGTGCCGCGCGAGCTGTACGAGGCCGCGATCATCGACGGCGCCGGCCGCGTGCGCCAGTTCTTCTCCGTCACCGTCCCGCAGATCCGCGCGACGATCATCTTCGTGGTCATCACGTCGACCATCGGTGGCCTCCAGATCTTCGACGAGCCGCGCATGTACGACGCGCAGGGCCTCGGCGGCGCCGACCGGCAGTGGATGACCACCGTGCTGTACCTCTACGACGTCGCGTGGGGCAACCAGAAGAACTTCGGCCGCGCGGCCGCGGTCGCCTGGCTGCTGTTCCTCCTCATCCTCGTCATCGGGATGATCAACTTCCTCGTGACCCGGCGGATCGCCACCTCCAACGCCCAGCCGCGCCCGCCGCGGTGGGTCAGACGGCGTCGTGAGACCCAGAAGCGCCTGCGCGCCGAGGGCGCCATGTCCGCCCAGCGCTCCGCCGCCGGGGACCAGGCGTCCGCACCGACCGCCGCCCGCACGACCGACCGGAGGAAGCGATGA
- a CDS encoding carbohydrate ABC transporter permease, with the protein MSSVPVIAQTAGPGAARAAARRRGAGKNVGGTQRRPRWVTYTILGVVLLVSIFPLYFTLILGSSTPEEISRSALPQLLPDASLFDRFAEVMNSDAINFWKAAWNSVVVAVLTSLSVVLFSTLAGFSFAKLRFRGRGPLLVFVIATMAVPTQLGVIPMYILMSDLGWIGKLQAVIVPALVTAFGVFWMTQYLGEALPYELIEAARVDGASMFRTFWSIALPAARPAAAMLGLFTFVQQWTNFFWPSIVLNQNNPTLPLVVRSLQANFFVDYSLVMAGIFLVTLPLIVIFIFTGRQLVAGIMQGAVKG; encoded by the coding sequence ATGAGCTCCGTCCCCGTCATCGCCCAGACCGCCGGCCCGGGCGCGGCCCGCGCCGCCGCCCGACGCCGTGGTGCCGGCAAGAACGTCGGCGGTACCCAGCGCCGCCCCCGCTGGGTCACCTACACGATCCTCGGGGTCGTCCTGCTGGTCTCGATCTTCCCGCTGTACTTCACGCTGATCCTGGGGTCCTCCACGCCGGAGGAGATCTCGCGGAGCGCGCTGCCGCAGCTCCTGCCGGACGCGAGCCTGTTCGACCGGTTCGCCGAGGTCATGAACTCCGACGCGATCAACTTCTGGAAGGCCGCCTGGAACTCGGTGGTCGTCGCGGTGCTCACGTCGCTGTCCGTCGTGCTCTTCTCGACGCTCGCCGGCTTCTCGTTCGCCAAGCTCCGGTTCCGCGGCCGCGGGCCGCTGCTCGTGTTCGTCATCGCGACGATGGCGGTACCGACGCAGCTGGGCGTCATCCCGATGTACATCCTCATGTCGGACCTCGGGTGGATCGGCAAGCTCCAGGCCGTCATCGTGCCGGCGCTCGTCACCGCGTTCGGCGTGTTTTGGATGACGCAGTACCTCGGCGAGGCGCTGCCCTACGAGCTCATCGAGGCGGCCCGCGTCGACGGCGCGTCGATGTTCCGCACGTTCTGGTCCATCGCGCTCCCCGCGGCGCGCCCTGCCGCCGCGATGCTCGGTCTGTTCACCTTCGTGCAGCAGTGGACGAACTTCTTCTGGCCGTCGATCGTGCTCAACCAGAACAACCCGACGTTGCCGCTGGTCGTCCGGTCCCTCCAGGCGAACTTCTTCGTCGACTACTCGCTCGTCATGGCGGGGATCTTCCTGGTGACCCTGCCGCTGATCGTCATCTTCATCTTCACCGGCCGCCAGCTCGTGGCGGGCATCATGCAGGGCGCCGTCAAGGGCTGA
- a CDS encoding glycoside hydrolase family 1 protein, with the protein MTSFVPSAPLLPNPATATGRVEMPPGFLWGAATAAFQIEGAGHTDGRTDSVWDAFARVPGAVVNGDDGMVACDHYHRYREDVALMRELNLGTYRFSTSWARVRPDGGAPNPAGIAFYDRLVDELLGADILPWLTLYHWDLPQALEEKGGWTSRDTAYLFAEYAVTMHEALGDRVGVWTTLNEPWCSAFLGYTAGVHAPGRQSREDGLAAAHHLLLGHGLAVQALRERAPEANLGLTLNFTVSDPVDPQDPADVDAARRIDGQFNRIFLDPVFHGEYPADVLEDVAPYGLLDHVKDGDLEIISTPIDTLGVNYYNGGAVSGHPLPATEAGGGTRPEGVRDEPADDAPVRSTASPFPAADDAHDRSRGLPRTDMGWEVQPEGLTRLLTRLQQDFTGPRGVAMYITENGAAYPDQVAEDGAVDDQDRLEFLDAHLRATRDAIDAGADVRGYFAWSLLDNFEWALGYTKRFGIVRVDYETQERTVKASGAWYAQVARDNAVPARDASAADTAAGE; encoded by the coding sequence ATGACCAGCTTCGTCCCGTCCGCGCCCCTCCTCCCGAACCCGGCGACCGCGACCGGACGCGTCGAGATGCCCCCGGGCTTCCTCTGGGGGGCCGCGACCGCCGCGTTCCAGATCGAGGGCGCGGGGCACACCGACGGCCGTACGGACTCGGTGTGGGACGCGTTCGCCCGCGTCCCGGGCGCTGTCGTGAACGGAGACGACGGCATGGTCGCGTGCGACCACTACCACCGGTACCGCGAGGACGTCGCGCTCATGCGCGAGCTCAACCTCGGCACGTACCGGTTCTCGACGTCGTGGGCGCGCGTCCGGCCCGACGGCGGCGCGCCCAACCCGGCGGGCATCGCCTTCTACGACCGCCTCGTCGACGAGCTGCTCGGCGCGGACATCCTGCCGTGGCTGACCCTGTACCACTGGGACCTGCCGCAGGCGCTCGAGGAGAAGGGCGGCTGGACCTCGCGCGACACGGCCTACCTCTTCGCCGAGTACGCCGTGACGATGCACGAGGCGCTCGGCGACCGCGTGGGCGTCTGGACGACGCTCAACGAGCCGTGGTGCTCGGCCTTCCTCGGCTACACGGCGGGCGTGCACGCGCCCGGCCGCCAGTCGCGCGAGGACGGTCTCGCCGCGGCGCACCACCTCCTGCTCGGCCACGGCCTCGCCGTCCAGGCGCTGCGCGAGCGCGCGCCGGAGGCGAACCTCGGCCTCACGCTGAACTTCACGGTCTCCGACCCGGTCGACCCGCAGGACCCGGCCGACGTCGACGCCGCGCGCCGCATCGACGGGCAGTTCAACCGGATCTTCCTCGACCCCGTCTTCCACGGCGAGTACCCCGCGGACGTCCTGGAGGACGTCGCGCCCTACGGGCTGCTCGACCACGTCAAGGACGGCGACCTCGAGATCATCTCCACGCCGATCGACACGCTCGGGGTGAACTACTACAACGGCGGCGCCGTGTCGGGGCACCCGCTGCCCGCGACCGAGGCCGGCGGCGGGACGCGCCCCGAGGGCGTGCGCGACGAGCCCGCGGACGACGCGCCGGTGCGCTCGACGGCGTCCCCCTTCCCGGCCGCGGACGACGCGCACGACCGCTCGCGCGGCCTGCCCCGCACGGACATGGGCTGGGAGGTGCAGCCCGAGGGGCTGACGCGCCTGCTCACGCGCCTCCAGCAGGACTTCACCGGCCCGCGCGGCGTGGCGATGTACATCACCGAGAACGGCGCGGCCTACCCCGACCAGGTGGCCGAGGACGGCGCGGTGGACGACCAGGACCGGCTCGAGTTCCTCGACGCGCACCTGCGCGCGACGCGCGACGCGATCGACGCCGGCGCGGACGTGCGCGGGTACTTCGCGTGGTCGCTCCTCGACAACTTCGAGTGGGCGCTCGGGTACACCAAGCGGTTCGGCATCGTCCGCGTCGACTACGAGACGCAGGAGCGCACGGTCAAGGCGAGCGGCGCCTGGTACGCGCAGGTCGCGCGCGACAACGCCGTCCCCGCGCGCGACGCGTCCGCCGCGGACACCGCCGCCGGGGAGTGA
- a CDS encoding DNA glycosylase AlkZ-like family protein, which translates to MDPTPASVTISRADVLAARWHAQQLDRAPGSAASPVDVAALDLGVQDTGPDGAAWALALRGAPDVRPGSLPPDLALAWTLRGAPHVYRRVDLGDVAVATAPFSEADAAKRVFDASRPLRAAGVAVLDALRTEARLERELVDAPTVKGDLSTRVTERLDEPYLRWCRPCGATHSYEQTFRLAALQAGLELEPGTSPPVLRRIPDLEPPLYARLGSEAVPRLDVVRGYLRFFPAASVQDVAGFLDAPVKEVRTHWPEHAVRAEVADADPGARPAERWVLADDVERLVGAAARLRDARAAGEPVVRLVGPYDLSLQLRDRVTLVPDASRAKDLWRVLGRPGAVLADGEVVGTWRPRASGRRLTVLTDPWVPWDARLTDAVAEQAERLRGFRDAASVTVAPR; encoded by the coding sequence GTGGACCCGACCCCGGCCTCCGTCACGATCTCGCGCGCCGACGTGCTCGCGGCCCGCTGGCACGCCCAGCAGCTCGACCGGGCGCCAGGCTCGGCCGCCTCGCCCGTCGACGTCGCGGCGCTCGACCTGGGCGTGCAGGACACGGGGCCCGACGGCGCCGCCTGGGCGCTCGCGCTCCGCGGCGCCCCGGACGTGCGGCCGGGCAGCCTGCCGCCGGACCTCGCCCTCGCCTGGACGCTGCGGGGCGCGCCGCACGTCTACCGCCGCGTGGACCTGGGCGACGTCGCGGTCGCGACCGCCCCGTTCTCGGAGGCCGACGCCGCCAAGCGCGTCTTCGACGCGAGCCGGCCCCTGCGCGCTGCGGGCGTCGCGGTGCTCGACGCGCTGCGCACCGAGGCGCGGCTCGAGCGCGAGCTCGTCGACGCGCCCACGGTCAAGGGCGACCTCTCGACGCGGGTGACGGAGCGCCTCGACGAGCCCTACCTGCGCTGGTGCCGCCCGTGCGGCGCGACGCACAGCTACGAGCAGACGTTCCGGCTCGCGGCGCTCCAGGCCGGCCTCGAGCTCGAGCCGGGGACGTCGCCACCGGTCCTGCGACGGATCCCGGACCTCGAACCGCCGCTGTACGCCCGGCTCGGGTCCGAGGCCGTGCCGCGCCTCGACGTCGTGCGCGGCTACCTGCGCTTCTTCCCCGCGGCGAGCGTCCAGGACGTCGCCGGGTTCCTCGACGCCCCGGTCAAGGAGGTGCGGACCCACTGGCCCGAGCATGCGGTACGTGCCGAGGTCGCCGACGCCGACCCGGGTGCGCGCCCGGCCGAGCGCTGGGTCCTGGCCGACGACGTCGAGCGGCTCGTCGGCGCCGCGGCGCGGCTCCGCGACGCGCGCGCGGCGGGCGAGCCCGTCGTCCGGCTCGTCGGCCCCTACGACCTCTCCCTCCAGCTCCGCGACCGCGTCACGCTCGTCCCGGACGCGTCCCGCGCCAAGGACCTCTGGCGTGTGCTCGGCCGGCCCGGGGCCGTGCTCGCGGACGGTGAGGTCGTCGGGACGTGGCGGCCCCGCGCGTCGGGCCGACGGCTCACCGTCCTCACGGACCCGTGGGTCCCGTGGGACGCGCGCCTCACGGACGCCGTCGCCGAGCAGGCGGAACGCCTGCGCGGCTTCCGCGACGCGGCCTCCGTCACCGTCGCCCCGCGGTAG